The following are encoded in a window of Maridesulfovibrio ferrireducens genomic DNA:
- a CDS encoding ammonium transporter: protein MNAADTSFILICAALVMFMTPGLALFYAGMARNKNVLGTIMQSFVMLGLVSIIWAVIGYTLAFGDDIGGIIGGMNFFALDGVGIDTLNSPADNLPHLLFMIFQGMFAVITPALITGAFAERMKFKALLIFSSLWIIFVYAPMCHWVWGGGWMGERGALDFAGGAVVHMSSGAAALAACLVIGKRKGYGKRSFIPHNLPMTLLGAGILWFGWFGFNAGSALAANGIAANAFVTTHLGAAAGLLGWLLAESLHGGKATTLGAASGAVAGLVAITPAAGFVTPMAAILIGFGGGIICYGGILLKSILKYDDSLDVVGIHGLGGTWGAIATGLFASVGAEGLFYGNPAQLWIQLESVVCTWGYCFVMSWILLKVVDAVCGLRVSEEAESIGLDVAEHSEAGYQF from the coding sequence TCATTTATTCTTATTTGTGCCGCCTTGGTAATGTTTATGACTCCGGGGCTTGCACTTTTTTATGCGGGCATGGCGCGGAATAAAAATGTTTTGGGCACCATAATGCAGAGTTTTGTGATGCTCGGTCTTGTTTCAATTATATGGGCCGTCATCGGTTATACTCTGGCCTTTGGCGATGATATCGGCGGTATTATCGGTGGAATGAATTTCTTTGCTCTGGACGGTGTTGGAATTGATACGCTGAACAGTCCGGCTGATAATCTGCCCCATCTTTTATTTATGATTTTTCAGGGTATGTTTGCGGTCATTACCCCTGCGCTTATCACAGGAGCTTTTGCTGAGCGTATGAAATTTAAGGCTCTTCTGATCTTTTCTTCTTTATGGATCATTTTTGTATACGCCCCCATGTGTCATTGGGTTTGGGGCGGAGGCTGGATGGGGGAAAGAGGTGCGCTGGACTTTGCTGGAGGAGCCGTTGTCCATATGAGTTCAGGAGCAGCAGCTCTTGCAGCCTGCTTAGTGATCGGAAAAAGAAAAGGGTACGGAAAGAGGTCATTCATTCCGCATAATCTGCCTATGACTTTGCTCGGAGCAGGGATTTTGTGGTTCGGGTGGTTCGGATTTAACGCAGGCAGCGCTCTTGCTGCAAACGGTATTGCAGCAAATGCTTTTGTGACAACTCACCTCGGAGCCGCCGCCGGACTTCTCGGCTGGTTGCTTGCTGAAAGTTTGCATGGTGGCAAAGCGACAACTTTGGGGGCGGCTTCCGGTGCTGTCGCAGGGCTTGTTGCTATTACTCCTGCTGCCGGATTTGTCACGCCGATGGCTGCAATTCTTATTGGATTCGGCGGCGGTATAATCTGTTATGGTGGCATTCTGTTGAAATCTATTCTTAAGTATGATGATTCCCTCGACGTTGTAGGAATTCATGGCCTTGGTGGAACATGGGGCGCAATTGCAACCGGTCTTTTCGCGAGCGTGGGGGCAGAGGGTTTGTTTTACGGAAATCCTGCACAGCTTTGGATTCAGCTTGAATCTGTTGTCTGCACATGGGGGTATTGCTTCGTCATGAGCTGGATACTTCTTAAAGTCGTCGATGCTGTTTGCGGCCTTCGCGTCAGCGAAGAAGCTGAGTCCATCGGACTTGATGTCGCGGAGCACAGTGAAGCTGGGTATCAGTTCTAA
- a CDS encoding P-II family nitrogen regulator has translation MKKIEAIVRPFKVDDVKEAIAALGLKGMTVTEVKGFGRQGGHKEVYRGAEYQVDFIAKTKIEIVVEAERVPEVLEAVRNSALTGKVGDGKIFVTSVDEVVRIRTGETGLDAI, from the coding sequence ATGAAAAAAATAGAAGCTATAGTCAGGCCGTTTAAGGTTGATGATGTGAAGGAAGCTATTGCCGCACTTGGTTTGAAAGGAATGACTGTCACTGAAGTTAAAGGTTTCGGTCGTCAGGGCGGTCATAAAGAAGTGTATCGCGGAGCTGAGTATCAGGTAGATTTTATTGCCAAGACTAAGATTGAAATAGTGGTTGAGGCTGAGAGGGTTCCTGAAGTGCTTGAAGCTGTGCGCAACTCCGCACTGACCGGAAAAGTCGGTGATGGTAAAATATTTGTTACATCTGTTGACGAAGTTGTGCGTATCAGAACCGGTGAAACGGGGCTGGATGCAATCTAA
- a CDS encoding HD domain-containing protein yields the protein MSNLSGSEASIENLRAGRDALLAACSKSMPQDFSQRMALLVDCYFNARLAEAVVKGILPDCTGLSVLAVGGYGRGKLSPFSDLDVLVLTDLSKADVLENLAAFLFHPLWDLKFEVGHGVRSVPQNIELAKSDFKVLASLLDLRFIAGNEELFKTLSGEFTQKVLPVAGDSFCRTLWENRKAVGVGMDSVVLEPDLKNGWGTLRDVQFVHWCAGVKGDYLPLNSDDLADLRRDETLLIRVRSALHLTAGRKQDRLDIERLADVASLCGVKGYSPGKRGNDLLNELHAAMIRIRSMGDALYRESFIKDSQQFIKWSGPISLKSALNLFKIKSRNGNPLTREARRAVANLNSEIDICLGDVLNLLIKILEAPYGWRSSLEMLDSGVFNSFLPEFSKVAALIPYDGYHRYPPGRHSLLTVHKCCDINKDEFEGETLTPADLDILMLGAFFHDIGKGGRDHHKRGAEITAEILSRTTFPSEFKDDIIFLVREHLLLVKGARRIDLSDGDSLLEIARKVGTTRRLKLLFILSMADSMATGPRVWNSWSESLLRELYSGLEQILAEASVHEFDNDQKIGETRARVKILSSEIMEGSLVDLMLDAMPDRYLLSLEPEEIVCHIEQVIEFNAAYEKDLIRKPCGKGGKGLNLVRSVENIADGRTRIVITARDQDFLFAAQAGVLALHSINILSADIFSWSDGTAVNIFTVESPSAESAPTDLWARVERAIMYAMTGRLSLDYRLHKKRNSFFAKTNSQKVPTQISVDNDSSELCTIIEVRTQDRSGILYDMAVTFSRMNVDLRMARISTTGSSVFDVFHVENSGWGKIEDSEYVKELVVALEYAVSSAQ from the coding sequence ATGTCGAACTTGTCCGGCTCGGAAGCATCGATTGAAAATCTTCGTGCAGGGCGGGATGCTCTCCTTGCGGCATGCTCTAAGAGTATGCCGCAGGATTTCTCTCAGCGAATGGCTCTTCTGGTGGATTGTTATTTCAACGCCAGACTTGCAGAAGCAGTTGTAAAAGGAATTTTACCTGATTGTACCGGGCTTTCCGTGCTGGCGGTGGGCGGTTACGGCAGAGGTAAGCTTTCACCTTTTTCCGATCTGGATGTTTTGGTGCTTACAGATTTGTCAAAGGCGGATGTCCTTGAAAATCTGGCCGCCTTTTTGTTCCACCCTTTGTGGGATTTAAAGTTTGAGGTAGGGCACGGCGTGCGCAGTGTTCCGCAGAATATAGAGCTTGCAAAGAGTGATTTTAAAGTGTTGGCGTCGCTTTTGGATTTACGGTTTATCGCCGGAAATGAAGAATTGTTTAAAACTCTTTCGGGTGAATTTACTCAGAAGGTTTTACCCGTAGCAGGAGATTCTTTTTGCAGGACTCTGTGGGAGAATCGTAAGGCTGTGGGAGTTGGTATGGATTCGGTTGTTCTTGAACCGGATTTGAAAAATGGATGGGGAACTCTTCGCGATGTTCAGTTTGTGCATTGGTGTGCCGGTGTAAAAGGCGATTACTTACCGTTAAATTCTGATGATCTTGCTGATTTGCGCAGAGACGAAACATTATTAATAAGAGTTCGTTCGGCGTTGCACCTGACCGCAGGGCGCAAGCAGGATCGTCTGGATATTGAAAGGCTTGCCGACGTAGCTTCTCTTTGCGGAGTAAAGGGATATTCTCCGGGAAAGCGCGGGAACGATCTTTTAAATGAGCTGCATGCGGCAATGATTCGCATCCGGTCTATGGGAGATGCTCTCTACCGGGAATCATTCATTAAAGATTCACAGCAGTTTATAAAATGGTCCGGCCCAATCAGTTTAAAATCAGCCCTCAATCTTTTTAAAATAAAATCTCGAAATGGCAACCCTTTAACTCGTGAAGCCAGACGGGCTGTCGCGAACCTTAATAGTGAAATAGATATTTGTTTAGGTGATGTTCTAAATTTATTGATTAAAATTTTAGAAGCTCCATATGGCTGGCGTTCTTCGCTCGAAATGCTCGACAGCGGTGTGTTTAATTCTTTCCTGCCTGAATTTTCCAAAGTTGCGGCTTTGATTCCGTATGATGGATATCATCGCTATCCACCCGGAAGACATTCACTGCTAACCGTTCATAAATGCTGCGACATAAATAAAGATGAATTTGAAGGGGAAACTCTTACTCCCGCTGATCTCGATATATTGATGCTCGGTGCCTTTTTTCACGACATAGGAAAAGGCGGTCGTGACCATCATAAACGCGGTGCTGAAATAACGGCAGAAATACTATCACGGACCACTTTCCCCTCTGAGTTTAAGGATGACATCATTTTCCTTGTACGGGAGCACCTGCTGCTCGTTAAGGGGGCAAGGCGTATTGACTTAAGTGATGGCGACTCGTTGCTTGAAATTGCCCGCAAAGTTGGAACCACCCGAAGGCTGAAACTTCTTTTTATTCTTTCAATGGCTGATTCAATGGCGACAGGCCCGCGCGTTTGGAATTCGTGGAGCGAATCACTGCTTAGAGAACTCTACTCTGGGCTGGAGCAGATTCTGGCGGAAGCGTCTGTTCATGAGTTTGATAATGATCAAAAAATTGGTGAAACACGAGCTAGAGTTAAGATTCTTTCCTCCGAAATTATGGAAGGTTCATTAGTAGACTTAATGCTTGATGCAATGCCGGACAGGTATCTTTTAAGTCTGGAGCCGGAAGAAATTGTTTGTCACATAGAGCAGGTTATTGAGTTTAATGCGGCTTATGAAAAAGATTTGATTCGCAAGCCGTGCGGAAAGGGCGGGAAAGGGTTGAATCTTGTTCGTTCAGTTGAAAATATTGCTGACGGCAGAACAAGAATTGTGATTACAGCCCGGGATCAGGATTTTCTTTTTGCTGCACAGGCCGGAGTGCTGGCTCTTCATTCAATAAATATTCTTTCTGCGGATATTTTTTCATGGTCTGACGGGACCGCTGTGAACATTTTTACAGTTGAAAGTCCCTCAGCCGAAAGCGCTCCAACGGATCTTTGGGCGCGTGTGGAAAGGGCCATAATGTATGCCATGACTGGTCGGCTTTCACTTGATTACAGGCTGCATAAGAAACGAAATTCATTTTTTGCGAAGACAAATTCCCAAAAAGTTCCCACTCAGATTTCTGTGGATAATGATTCAAGTGAATTATGCACCATCATTGAAGTAAGGACTCAAGATCGTTCAGGAATACTTTATGATATGGCTGTAACTTTCTCACGTATGAATGTTGATCTGCGGATGGCAAGGATTTCTACCACCGGAAGCAGTGTGTTTGATGTGTTTCATGTGGAAAACTCGGGTTGGGGTAAGATTGAAGACAGTGAGTATGTAAAGGAGCTTGTGGTTGCTTTGGAATATGCAGTTTCGAGTGCTCAATAA
- a CDS encoding methyl-accepting chemotaxis protein: protein MFYKTIIHMIIDALIILILGLFLVFMPELFESDSVLPLAGLFAGGLAMILVVDFVFGARACRDCASGNEWMKCLSGGQTFEGDLETVFKNYPEAVVLGELVKDLTVKLYDAEQHLKIQKDKKRKAYRLADEARGKAEEARCKGLLSAAKTLETAVEGIRNESALLGDASVRARDGAGRQQSLLASVVSSMEQIDVSITQSASRAEAAADDAESAATQAQSGEVVLKKTISSIGSVLENSNELNGLVAGLGLQADGIGNIMNVISDIADQTNLLALNAAIEAARAGDAGRGFAVVADEVRNLAEKTMDATRDVGTEIGKIQKHVEHTIAGVDSIAGLAGEASDLASMSGEALVEIVSLAGKSSERVRKIAEEAVQQAEASNIVREAITGVHSISDETDEAMSGATESVTVLGGRISDLDDMIGVFQLVGNGEVQEVISLLAKSPDVQSRSRELQERAMRRAVRSNPFLELLYITDQSGVQTVSNISGHGQKYEEDKSSFGKNWSKRPWFSGPLEDKTLYISDVYKSAASGHNCITVSGPFLNSKGEVLGVIAADVRITV from the coding sequence GTGTTTTATAAGACGATAATTCATATGATTATAGACGCTTTAATTATTCTGATTCTTGGTTTATTTCTAGTTTTTATGCCGGAATTGTTTGAATCTGACAGTGTGCTGCCTTTGGCAGGTCTTTTTGCCGGCGGATTGGCAATGATTCTTGTGGTCGATTTTGTGTTCGGTGCGCGGGCGTGCAGAGATTGCGCATCAGGAAATGAGTGGATGAAATGTTTATCCGGCGGGCAAACATTTGAAGGTGATTTAGAAACAGTTTTTAAAAATTATCCCGAAGCTGTGGTGCTGGGCGAGCTTGTAAAAGATTTGACTGTTAAACTTTATGATGCCGAACAACATCTTAAGATACAAAAAGATAAGAAAAGGAAAGCATATCGGCTTGCTGACGAGGCTCGTGGTAAGGCTGAAGAGGCTCGTTGCAAGGGGTTACTTTCCGCCGCAAAAACTTTGGAAACTGCTGTCGAAGGAATCCGCAATGAGTCCGCACTCCTTGGAGATGCTTCTGTTCGCGCTCGTGACGGGGCAGGAAGACAGCAGTCATTGCTGGCTTCGGTTGTATCCTCAATGGAACAGATTGATGTGTCCATAACCCAGTCAGCATCACGCGCGGAAGCTGCGGCTGACGATGCTGAAAGCGCTGCAACACAAGCTCAGTCCGGTGAAGTTGTGCTTAAGAAAACAATTTCATCCATCGGATCTGTTCTTGAAAATTCAAACGAGCTTAATGGGCTTGTTGCCGGTCTAGGATTACAGGCTGACGGAATCGGGAATATTATGAATGTTATTTCTGATATTGCTGATCAGACTAATCTTCTGGCTTTGAATGCTGCAATTGAAGCTGCCAGAGCCGGTGATGCCGGACGCGGATTCGCCGTTGTCGCGGATGAAGTCCGTAACCTTGCTGAAAAGACTATGGACGCCACCCGCGACGTTGGAACCGAAATAGGTAAAATTCAGAAACATGTTGAGCACACAATTGCCGGAGTAGATTCTATTGCAGGTCTTGCCGGGGAGGCATCTGATTTAGCTTCCATGTCCGGTGAAGCTCTTGTTGAAATTGTTTCGCTCGCAGGTAAAAGTTCTGAAAGGGTTCGCAAGATTGCGGAGGAAGCAGTGCAGCAGGCGGAAGCCAGCAACATTGTAAGAGAAGCAATAACTGGAGTTCATTCTATTTCTGATGAAACAGATGAAGCCATGTCCGGCGCAACTGAATCCGTGACCGTTCTTGGTGGACGCATATCGGACCTTGATGATATGATAGGTGTATTCCAGTTGGTTGGTAATGGTGAAGTTCAGGAAGTTATCAGCTTGCTTGCCAAGTCGCCGGATGTTCAGTCACGTTCCCGTGAATTGCAGGAACGAGCAATGAGGCGGGCTGTGCGCAGCAATCCATTCCTTGAACTTTTGTATATTACCGATCAGAGCGGAGTTCAGACAGTCAGCAATATTTCCGGTCATGGACAGAAGTATGAAGAAGATAAGTCTTCATTCGGTAAAAATTGGTCCAAACGTCCTTGGTTTTCTGGCCCGCTTGAAGATAAGACCTTGTATATTTCTGATGTTTATAAATCCGCAGCTTCCGGACATAATTGTATCACAGTGTCCGGGCCTTTTCTTAATTCAAAAGGTGAAGTGCTGGGAGTTATTGCTGCGGATGTGCGGATTACCGTATAG
- the purD gene encoding phosphoribosylamine--glycine ligase: MKVLIVGSGGREHALAWKLGQSPKVSEIFIAPGNGGTRLEGTNVPIKDDDLPGLVKFAKENKIDLVVAGPELPLVLGIKEALSKEGIPCFGPGAYAANLEGSKAFSKMVMRDSGVPTAPFQVFDEFERAKSFVESKGAPIVIKADGLAAGKGVVVASTVEEAIETLESMMIKKEFGSAGERVVVEEALKGEEASFLAFCSGEDYALLPSAQDHKAVGEGDTGPNTGGMGAYSPAPILPREKYEETAELVIKPVLKLLADRGEPFVGILYAGLMYTPDGPSVLEYNVRFGDPECQPLLMRLDSDIAEIMLACVENRISEVEVKLKPETTICVVMAAGGYPGPYEKGMEITGFDEAEQVEGVKVFQAGTTYKDGKTLTNGGRVLGVTALGSDLAAAQVRAYEAVSKLSFKDAYFRRDIGNKGLKK; this comes from the coding sequence ATGAAAGTACTTATAGTCGGTTCAGGCGGAAGGGAACACGCGCTTGCCTGGAAGCTCGGGCAGAGTCCAAAAGTTTCTGAAATTTTTATCGCACCGGGAAACGGGGGAACTCGTCTGGAAGGTACTAACGTTCCGATCAAAGACGATGATTTACCCGGACTGGTTAAATTTGCTAAAGAAAATAAAATAGATCTCGTAGTTGCAGGGCCTGAATTGCCGCTTGTTCTGGGCATTAAAGAGGCTCTCAGCAAAGAGGGTATTCCTTGCTTTGGTCCCGGAGCATACGCTGCCAATCTTGAAGGAAGTAAAGCTTTCTCAAAGATGGTTATGCGTGATTCCGGCGTTCCTACAGCTCCGTTTCAGGTTTTTGATGAATTTGAGCGTGCTAAATCTTTTGTAGAAAGCAAAGGCGCTCCGATTGTAATCAAGGCTGACGGGTTAGCCGCAGGTAAGGGAGTTGTTGTTGCTTCAACTGTTGAAGAGGCAATTGAAACTCTTGAATCAATGATGATTAAAAAAGAGTTCGGATCTGCCGGTGAAAGAGTTGTCGTTGAGGAAGCGCTGAAAGGTGAAGAAGCTTCTTTTCTGGCATTCTGTTCCGGTGAAGATTACGCACTTCTTCCTTCCGCTCAAGACCACAAGGCTGTGGGCGAAGGGGACACCGGGCCTAATACCGGCGGCATGGGCGCATATAGCCCTGCTCCGATTCTGCCTCGTGAAAAATATGAAGAAACAGCAGAACTGGTCATTAAACCGGTACTCAAACTTCTGGCGGATAGAGGGGAGCCTTTTGTAGGTATCCTTTACGCCGGACTTATGTATACCCCTGACGGCCCTTCTGTTCTTGAATATAATGTTCGATTCGGTGATCCTGAATGCCAGCCGCTACTTATGCGTCTGGATAGTGATATCGCCGAGATCATGCTTGCTTGTGTTGAAAACAGAATCTCAGAAGTGGAAGTTAAGCTGAAGCCTGAAACAACCATATGTGTTGTAATGGCTGCCGGCGGCTATCCCGGACCTTATGAAAAGGGAATGGAGATTACTGGATTTGATGAAGCTGAGCAGGTTGAAGGTGTGAAGGTTTTTCAGGCCGGAACAACTTACAAAGACGGCAAAACTCTTACCAACGGCGGACGCGTACTGGGAGTAACAGCTCTCGGTTCTGATCTTGCTGCGGCACAGGTCAGAGCATACGAAGCTGTATCAAAGCTCTCCTTCAAGGATGCGTATTTCCGTCGTGACATAGGAAATAAAGGTCTTAAAAAATGA
- the purE gene encoding 5-(carboxyamino)imidazole ribonucleotide mutase — translation MSAVKVAIFMGSISDRETMQPCSDLLTKLGIPHAFTVSSAHRTPERTAKLVKDLEAEGCQIFICAAGLAAHLAGAVAAKTIKPVLGVPICGSALGGMDALLATVQMPPGFPVGTLALDKVGAKNAAWMAAQILALHDDKIAEKIYQARREFVEAVEKAAAELESA, via the coding sequence ATGAGTGCAGTAAAAGTAGCAATCTTTATGGGGTCCATCTCTGACAGAGAGACAATGCAGCCCTGTTCCGACTTGTTGACCAAACTTGGCATTCCCCATGCTTTCACAGTTTCTTCCGCACACCGCACACCCGAAAGGACTGCGAAACTTGTGAAGGATTTAGAAGCAGAAGGATGTCAGATTTTTATCTGCGCCGCCGGACTTGCCGCTCATCTTGCGGGAGCCGTGGCTGCTAAAACTATCAAACCCGTGCTTGGAGTGCCTATTTGCGGCTCTGCTCTCGGCGGAATGGATGCGCTTCTTGCGACAGTCCAGATGCCTCCGGGATTTCCAGTCGGAACACTTGCTCTTGATAAAGTCGGAGCAAAGAATGCCGCATGGATGGCTGCTCAGATTTTGGCTCTGCATGATGATAAAATTGCTGAAAAGATTTATCAGGCTAGACGTGAGTTTGTCGAAGCTGTTGAAAAAGCTGCGGCTGAACTTGAATCAGCATAG
- a CDS encoding response regulator transcription factor, which produces MKTILLIDDDPKMLDLLKHYLRKESVYILSAPDGEEGLELFTANAVDLVIIDIFMPNMDGIQTILEIKQKKSDSQILVISGGGEYTGLEYLKQAKALGAKEALVKPFTQEDFLKTAHKMIG; this is translated from the coding sequence ATGAAAACTATCCTTCTCATTGATGACGATCCAAAAATGCTGGATCTTCTCAAACACTATTTGAGAAAAGAGTCTGTATATATTCTATCCGCACCTGACGGAGAAGAAGGCTTGGAACTATTCACAGCTAATGCTGTAGACCTTGTCATAATTGACATTTTCATGCCCAATATGGATGGAATTCAGACAATACTTGAGATCAAACAAAAGAAGAGTGATAGCCAAATATTGGTAATTTCAGGAGGCGGAGAATACACAGGGCTGGAATATCTTAAACAGGCCAAAGCTCTCGGAGCTAAAGAAGCGCTGGTAAAGCCGTTTACTCAGGAAGATTTTCTAAAAACCGCACACAAGATGATTGGTTAG
- a CDS encoding Hpt domain-containing protein: MNLAEYSDRFDIEAALARFSGDSELLSEAIAIYKEEAVKHLKAIGEALQVGDMEKVCILAHTLKGESGAVGAIAAQQRSSSLETAIKNIDKDRVNELYRKVSEEVSIALQVLPDVIE, from the coding sequence ATGAATTTAGCAGAATATTCTGACCGCTTTGACATTGAGGCTGCCTTAGCCCGATTTTCTGGAGATAGTGAACTGCTCAGTGAAGCAATCGCAATTTACAAAGAAGAAGCCGTTAAGCACCTTAAAGCTATAGGTGAAGCGCTTCAAGTCGGCGATATGGAAAAAGTTTGCATTCTAGCCCATACGCTAAAAGGAGAATCAGGAGCTGTCGGGGCAATTGCTGCCCAACAAAGAAGTTCCTCTCTTGAAACGGCTATTAAAAACATAGATAAAGATAGAGTTAACGAGCTTTACAGAAAAGTTTCGGAAGAGGTTTCAATTGCGCTGCAAGTATTGCCGGATGTGATCGAATAA
- the htpG gene encoding molecular chaperone HtpG, with amino-acid sequence MTEQTEKFEFKAEINQLLDILVHSLYTNREIFLRELVSNASDALDKMRFEINRDPALDDEIESQISISYNEEAKTITVADTGIGMTKEEVMANIGTIAHSGSAEFIKQAADTNESLDSLIGRFGVGFYSAYMVSDKVVVRTKSFKKDAPAIQWTSDGKTNYELTILDEEMTHGTSIEIFLKEDMVKRFGSEDTLKGIVSKHSNFVSFPIMIGGERVNTVTALWREPKFQIKQEQYEEFYKFLTYDPKPPISTLHFSVDAPVQFNSLLFVPEKDLDIFGMDRDNWGIDLYVRRVLIEHQNKNMLPEYLSFIKGVVDTEDLPLNISRETLQDNLLIGKIRSTMTKQVLSQLEKIAKDDPETYAKFWKAHAKIFKAGHQDFLNKDKYANLLRFDSSKSDGETFVSFDDYIERVKDEQKEIYYAFVASREAANLNPHLEIFRNKDIEVLYLYEPIDEFVMESLREHKEFALVSAEYADLEKLDKFESAKKENEATPLSEEQAKDMDALAAKMKEVLGEQVAEVKISERLSDSPCRLISPNGAMTSSMEKIMKVMNKDSSVPTKTMEINADHPLLRSMLEIFKVNADDEFIELSSRQLLESALLLEGYLNDPHALVGRIQNLLTKAGGWYAELEKKD; translated from the coding sequence ATGACTGAACAGACAGAAAAATTCGAATTTAAGGCTGAGATCAACCAGCTTCTGGACATCCTGGTCCACTCTCTTTACACAAACCGCGAAATATTCCTCAGAGAGCTCGTATCAAACGCGTCCGACGCACTTGATAAGATGCGCTTTGAAATCAATCGCGATCCAGCTCTTGATGACGAGATTGAATCTCAAATCAGCATATCCTACAACGAAGAAGCCAAAACTATCACCGTTGCCGACACCGGAATAGGCATGACCAAAGAAGAAGTCATGGCTAACATCGGAACAATCGCTCATTCCGGCTCTGCTGAGTTCATCAAACAGGCTGCGGATACCAATGAAAGTCTGGACAGTCTGATCGGACGTTTCGGCGTAGGTTTCTACTCCGCATATATGGTTTCCGACAAAGTTGTTGTCCGCACAAAATCTTTCAAAAAAGACGCTCCCGCTATTCAGTGGACTTCTGACGGCAAGACCAATTACGAACTAACCATTCTTGATGAAGAAATGACTCATGGAACATCCATTGAGATCTTCCTTAAAGAAGACATGGTTAAACGGTTCGGTTCCGAAGACACACTCAAAGGCATCGTATCCAAGCATTCCAACTTTGTATCTTTCCCCATCATGATCGGCGGAGAAAGAGTCAATACTGTAACAGCTCTCTGGCGTGAACCTAAATTCCAGATCAAGCAGGAACAGTACGAAGAATTTTATAAATTCCTCACATACGATCCCAAGCCCCCCATCAGCACACTTCACTTCTCTGTTGATGCTCCTGTGCAGTTCAACAGCCTGCTTTTCGTGCCTGAAAAAGATCTCGATATATTCGGCATGGACCGCGACAATTGGGGAATTGATCTTTATGTCCGCAGAGTTCTCATTGAACACCAGAACAAAAATATGCTTCCTGAATACCTCAGCTTCATCAAAGGAGTTGTGGACACCGAAGACCTGCCTCTGAACATTTCCCGCGAGACTCTTCAGGACAACCTGCTCATCGGTAAAATACGTTCAACAATGACTAAACAGGTTCTCTCTCAGCTTGAAAAAATAGCGAAAGATGATCCTGAAACATATGCAAAATTCTGGAAAGCTCATGCGAAAATATTCAAAGCCGGGCATCAGGATTTCTTAAACAAAGACAAATACGCAAACCTACTTCGTTTTGATTCATCTAAATCTGACGGTGAAACTTTCGTATCATTTGATGATTACATTGAACGCGTTAAAGACGAACAGAAAGAAATTTACTATGCGTTCGTTGCCAGCCGCGAAGCTGCCAACCTTAACCCGCATCTTGAAATCTTCCGCAACAAAGACATCGAAGTTCTGTATCTCTACGAGCCTATTGATGAATTCGTTATGGAAAGCCTCCGCGAGCACAAAGAGTTCGCGCTTGTTTCCGCTGAATATGCAGACCTTGAAAAGCTGGATAAGTTTGAATCAGCTAAAAAAGAAAACGAAGCCACTCCTCTAAGTGAAGAGCAGGCTAAAGACATGGACGCTCTTGCCGCCAAGATGAAAGAAGTTCTCGGCGAACAGGTAGCTGAAGTCAAAATATCCGAAAGACTGAGCGACAGCCCTTGCCGTCTGATCAGCCCGAACGGAGCAATGACTTCCTCCATGGAAAAAATCATGAAGGTCATGAATAAGGATAGTTCTGTCCCCACCAAGACCATGGAAATCAATGCTGACCATCCTCTGCTCCGTTCAATGCTTGAGATTTTCAAAGTGAACGCTGACGATGAATTCATTGAACTTTCATCAAGACAGCTACTGGAATCCGCTCTCCTGCTTGAAGGATACCTCAACGACCCGCATGCGCTTGTAGGCAGAATTCAAAATCTGCTGACCAAAGCCGGCGGATGGTACGCTGAACTTGAGAAAAAAGACTAG
- a CDS encoding MerR family transcriptional regulator, with product MTDKKLLSIAEISRLLEVPESTLHYWKNRFAQYLPSAGRNRQKRFKPEAVEIFSLIASMLKQGHTAEDVMAELSRKYPVNVAIEQTAYDMTQQPASTQFQQINMEPAVQMAAAMGAEISKSITEGLRGLLSNIPQLSFPSDAPISEELRCGMEKTAKDLNEQGENIQTLQEENTCLKDKLSIMEAELVRLRKDRRELEKYLLDKMKAVTK from the coding sequence GTGACGGATAAGAAACTTCTCTCCATAGCAGAAATATCCCGCTTACTGGAAGTCCCGGAATCAACTCTTCATTACTGGAAAAACCGGTTTGCCCAATACTTGCCCAGCGCAGGAAGAAACAGACAAAAAAGATTTAAACCTGAAGCTGTTGAAATTTTTTCACTCATAGCCTCCATGCTTAAACAAGGCCATACCGCTGAAGATGTCATGGCTGAACTTTCCAGAAAATATCCGGTTAATGTTGCCATTGAACAGACTGCGTACGATATGACACAGCAACCAGCTTCCACCCAGTTTCAGCAGATTAATATGGAACCGGCAGTACAGATGGCGGCCGCTATGGGCGCAGAAATATCTAAATCCATCACTGAAGGGTTGAGAGGGTTACTTTCCAATATACCGCAACTTTCTTTCCCTTCCGATGCACCAATATCCGAAGAACTCCGCTGCGGAATGGAAAAGACAGCTAAAGATTTAAATGAACAGGGTGAGAACATTCAAACCCTTCAAGAAGAAAACACATGCCTCAAAGATAAGCTGTCCATAATGGAAGCTGAACTCGTCAGATTACGCAAAGACAGACGGGAACTTGAAAAGTACCTTCTTGACAAGATGAAAGCCGTAACTAAATAG